The Triticum aestivum cultivar Chinese Spring chromosome 7B, IWGSC CS RefSeq v2.1, whole genome shotgun sequence genome window below encodes:
- the LOC123157595 gene encoding F-box protein At5g67140-like, translating to MEEEPHIERLPADLLAHVLFLLSSFHDLAMAGEVSRRWRQAVGRSLASRRRLSFAGQRTGDDSAARLIRAAVNLRDLDVSRGCWGCHITDGGLLQISTAECVGKLTAISLWGLAGITDKGVVSLVSRAHSLQHLNIGGTFITDESLYAVANNCTNLKSIMLWSCRHVTAAGLVALVSKCPELACINVGGMRVSPESFAGLLSISPALRIRSVPEIVNASVQKKKCIRNRASQEQLTTLTDRFTDDQKGAAAEMGMQALMNVRCTNLVNHVMFPMFQEFAPHDSHDKCADANLTSYAEFFINNVKESWNRHYENSKVKIRHFPIEYVATTNQGNTTDCGFHTLEYFAKWEGRLVPAVTAAMVVELRKIYTWNWLTNEDFNKRSRACEFMEEAVKKVIKKYK from the exons ATGGAGGAGGAGCCGCACATTGAGCGGCTTCCCGCCGACCTCCTGGCGCACgtgctcttcctcctctcctccttccaCGATCTCGCCAT GGCCGGGGAAGTGAGCCGGCGGTGGCGCCAGGCGGTGGGCCGGTCGCTGGCGTCCCGGCGGCGGCTGAGCTTCGCGGGGCAGCGCACGGGCGACGACTCCGCCGCACGCCTCATCCGCGCCGCCGTCAACCTCCGCGACCTCGACGT TTCGCGGGGCTGCTGGGGCTGCCACATCACCGACGGAGGGCTGCTGCAGATCTCCACGGCGGAGTGCGTCGGCAAGCTGACGGCGATCTCGCTGTGGGGATTGGCCGGGATCACTGACAAGGGCGTCGTTAGTCTG GTTTCAAGAGCCCATTCTTTGCAGCATCTCAATATTGGTGGAACATTTATCACCGATGAATCATTGTATGCAGTTGCGAATAACTGTACGAATCTGAAG AGCATCATGCTGTGGAGCTGCCGCCATGTCACGGCGGCCGGCCTGGTGGCGCTGGTGAGCAAGTGCCCCGAGCTGGCGTGCATCAACGTCGGCGGGATGAGGGTGTCGCCGGAGAGCTTCGCCGGCCTGCTCTCCATCAGCCCTGCTCTGAGGATCAGGTCCGTCCCGGAGATCGTCAACGCCAGCGTGCAG AAGAAGAAATGTATTCGCAACAGAGCCTCCCAAGAACAACTGACTACATTGACTGACAGATTTACCGACGAtcagaagggagctgctgctgagatgggtatgcaggctcTGATGAATGTCCGGTGCACGAATCTTGTCAACCAt gtcatgttccccatgttccaggagttTGCACCACATGACTcacacgacaagtgtg CTGATGCAAACCTTACTTCGTAtgctgaattcttcatcaacaacgTCAAAGAGtcatggaaccgtcactacgaaaACTCAAAGGTCAAGATCAGACATTTCCCAATTGAGTACGTGGCGACCACGAAtcaagggaacac GACGGACTGTGGCTTTCACACGTtggaatactttgcaaagtgggaaggtagaCTTGTCCCCGCTGTCACAGCTGCAATGGTCGTTGAGCTCCGGAAAatttacacatggaactggttgacaaatgaagatttcaacaagcggtccaGAGCATGCGAGTTCATGGAGGAAGCTGTGAAGAAAGtcatcaagaagtacaagtga
- the LOC123157597 gene encoding F-box protein At5g67140-like, with protein MEEEPHIERLPADLLAHVLALLSSFHDLAMAEGVSRRWRQAVGRSLASRRRLSFAGQRTGDDSAARMVRAAVNLRDLDVSRGCWGCHITDGGLLQISTAECVGKLTAISLWGLAGITDKGVVRLVSRAHSLQHLNIGGTFITDESLYAVADNCTNLKKSELPFGCKWEMVSLLIYDKEQ; from the exons ATGGAGGAGGAGCCGCACATTGAGCGGCTTCCCGCCGACCTCCTCGCGCACGTGCtcgccctcctctcctccttccaCGACCTCGCCAT GGCCGAGGGAGTGAGCCGACGGTGGCGCCAGGCGGTGGGCCGGTCGCTGGCGTCGCGGCGGCGGCTGAGCTTCGCGGGGCAGCGCACCGGCGACGACTCCGCCGCGCGCATGGTCCGCGCCGCCGTCAATCTCCGCGACCTCGACGT TTCGCGGGGCTGCTGGGGCTGCCACATCACCGACGGAGGGCTGCTGCAGATCTCCACGGCGGAGTGCGTCGGCAAGCTGACGGCGATCTCGCTGTGGGGATTGGCCGGGATCACTGACAAGGGCGTCGTTCGTCTG GTGTCAAGAGCCCATTCTCTGCAACACCTCAATATTGGTGGAACATTTATCACCGATGAATCATTGTATGCAGTTGCAGACAATTGTACAAATCTGAAG AAATCAGAACTTCCCTTTGGATGCAAATGGGAAATGGTTTCTTTGTTAATTTACGATAAAGAACAATAG